In Xyrauchen texanus isolate HMW12.3.18 chromosome 13, RBS_HiC_50CHRs, whole genome shotgun sequence, a single genomic region encodes these proteins:
- the LOC127653672 gene encoding claudin-10-like: MRKRTVVMYVEIGCFVSCLCGWVLICSTLATDYWIVSESSNVVLEAGEYYSNIWKDCVSDSTGVSDCKYYPSMMDLSVFLHVSRALAVISVILGFWGAVLALIGMKCTKIGGSELANARVIFVAALTYMASGFCGMTVYSMWGNKARTDFLDPYYLGFKFELGAALFIGWGGSCLVISGSAVMCYFSGRESFPQRLTKKPRRPPTYMTARTRQTNMMPGSSRPMTVIMPPLYQPNGESRGSTYSYGQTGIQGSQSSRTVRPTRPPIDSAV, encoded by the exons ATGAGGAAGCGAACGGTTGTGATGTATGTAGAGATTGGTTGTTTTGTGTCCTGTTTGTGTGGCTGGGTTTTGATTTGTTCCACTCTGGCCACTGATTATTGGATTGTGTCAGAAAGCAGCAACGTCGTTCTTGAAGCCGGCGAATACTATTCAAATATCTGGAAGGACTGTGTCTCAGACAGTACAGGAGTATCTGACTGTAAATACTACCCCTCTATGATGGACCTGTCTG TCTTCCTCCATGTGAGCAGAGCTCTGGCTGTCATCTCTGTAATTTTAGGCTTCTGGGGGGCTGTGCTTGCCCTCATTGGGATGAAGTGTACCAAAATCGGAGGCTCTGAGCTTGCTAATGCCAGGGTGATATTTGTGGCAGCACTGACGTACATGGCATCTG GGTTCTGTGGTATGACAGTGTACTCCATGTGGGGAAATAAAGCACGCACAGACTTTTTGGATCCATATTACTTAGGATTCAA ATTTGAGCTCGGCGCAGCTCTGTTCATCGGTTGGGGAGGTTCATGTCTGGTTATAAGTGGGAGTGCAGTTATGTGCTATTTCTCTGGACGAGAGTCATTCCCCCAAAG gCTCACTAAGAAACCCAGAAGACCACCAACCTACATGACAGCACGTACCAGACAGACAAACATGATGCCAGGCTCGTCCAGACCCATGACAGTCATCATGCCACCTTTATACCAACCAAACGGAGAGAGTAGGGGAAGTACATACAGTTATGGTCAGACAGGAATACAAGGAAGTCAATCTTCAAGAACTGTAAGGCCCACTCGGCCCCCTATTGACTCAGCTGTGTAA